A genomic stretch from Shewanella sediminis HAW-EB3 includes:
- a CDS encoding helix-turn-helix domain-containing protein, whose product MTREQFSGIDDYLLKRRSQRGLSQEGLALELQSYSELFTDIDSLAISRWERGKVSPNIRRQITLMEYFADEPHLLLSNPEFELKQLPSISAFQKMLDQQTSYNHVMGAHPYISSDNISFDKINKHADNAAQMIRWITHYHSNLTRQRENWNPTFITPLVEHASTDVTFYQVDGVLIGHIILLRVSPQTLNSLLTGQLGDSELTPAHLIDSDQAASTYMLSAYLGGRHIAEDYLTHLLLSLIENPLTLALGYRARSDIGIKLMDFLTGVRVATGEPLSDRLDGARYNGKRYTYVSFSIQREELLSSPLMLNLMRNSNEAEKV is encoded by the coding sequence ATGACCAGAGAGCAGTTTTCAGGGATAGACGATTACCTCTTAAAAAGGCGATCTCAGCGGGGGCTGTCCCAAGAGGGGCTGGCACTCGAGTTGCAATCTTATAGTGAACTGTTTACGGATATCGACTCTCTCGCAATCAGTCGTTGGGAGCGGGGTAAGGTCAGTCCTAACATCCGACGCCAAATCACCTTGATGGAATATTTTGCCGATGAGCCACACCTGCTGTTATCTAACCCGGAATTTGAATTAAAGCAGCTGCCCTCTATCTCTGCTTTTCAGAAGATGTTAGATCAGCAAACCAGTTACAACCATGTGATGGGAGCCCACCCCTACATCTCCAGCGACAACATCAGCTTCGATAAGATAAATAAGCACGCAGACAATGCCGCTCAGATGATACGTTGGATCACTCACTACCATAGTAACCTCACCCGTCAGCGTGAAAACTGGAACCCCACTTTTATCACTCCCCTCGTGGAGCACGCCTCTACCGATGTGACCTTCTACCAGGTCGACGGCGTGCTCATAGGGCATATCATTTTGTTGAGGGTCAGCCCTCAAACCTTAAACTCATTGCTGACGGGTCAGTTAGGTGACAGTGAGCTCACGCCGGCACACCTGATCGATAGCGACCAGGCAGCCTCGACTTATATGCTAAGCGCCTACCTTGGTGGACGACATATCGCCGAGGACTACCTCACGCACCTGTTATTGAGCCTTATCGAAAACCCGCTGACTCTGGCTTTAGGCTACCGGGCAAGATCTGACATAGGGATCAAGTTAATGGATTTCCTGACCGGTGTACGGGTTGCCACCGGGGAGCCACTCTCCGACAGACTCGACGGCGCCAGATACAATGGCAAACGCTATACTTATGTCTCTTTCTCCATACAGAGAGAGGAGCTACTATCAAGCCCCTTGATGCTCAACCTGATGCGCAACTCCAATGAAGCGGAAAAAGTGTAA
- a CDS encoding FG-GAP repeat domain-containing protein: MGSEKKGFTYLALAGLTALLASSGAIAADRDKPVTVEEHTIQAPFNLTHPVLPVDLLPSPGKELVTFGVDDNLQKWLGIYTLNTDNQRYSLFQKLLLPPSFYSFDISDESDNGQGKQGLYFLSSEHIVQYVPENSLAPFDVITEINSITLKKRPDFIRRGEFVRDLNGDKLADILVSDFSQVRLLIAKAEGGFEEQTLPITPQVKVNKHGAEYIESKLYISDANLDGRDDIIKIAEGELEVYPQNETGMFNTLASYIPVRQAISGVDWWNKRDAFGESLDQSSLIYRKVEEVRDINNDGITDLVLRYTKSSGVLDRVNDYEIFLGESLKGKLAFPAKANSVVHAEGTLTGLEFIDIDNDDKLEVMVAGFDIGLSQIIGALVSGSIDQDVYLFKMDNDTLFPAKPNVSKEVELSFSLTSGQSGSPVVELADINGDKLQDLLLSDGSDKLKIYLGDPGGKLIKGRSEQVITLLPQEGDMLSSDDLNGDGKDDILIKYGRQDDKKLLSQFKVLISG; encoded by the coding sequence ATGGGAAGTGAGAAAAAAGGATTTACATACTTGGCTCTGGCAGGCTTAACGGCGTTGTTGGCCTCATCGGGAGCTATCGCTGCCGATAGAGATAAACCTGTCACTGTAGAAGAGCACACCATTCAGGCGCCGTTCAATCTTACTCACCCGGTGCTGCCCGTCGATCTCTTGCCCTCTCCCGGGAAAGAGCTGGTTACCTTCGGCGTGGATGACAATCTGCAAAAGTGGTTAGGTATCTACACATTAAATACCGACAATCAACGTTATAGCCTGTTCCAAAAATTACTACTGCCACCTTCGTTCTACTCTTTCGATATCAGCGATGAGAGTGATAACGGTCAGGGAAAGCAGGGACTCTATTTTCTTTCCAGTGAGCATATTGTTCAGTATGTGCCTGAGAATAGTTTGGCCCCTTTCGATGTGATTACAGAGATTAACTCTATTACGCTAAAGAAACGTCCGGATTTCATCCGTCGCGGCGAGTTCGTACGGGATCTTAACGGCGATAAGCTTGCCGATATTTTAGTTAGCGATTTTTCACAGGTCAGGCTTCTGATAGCGAAGGCTGAGGGAGGGTTTGAAGAGCAGACCTTGCCGATAACTCCACAAGTTAAAGTGAACAAGCATGGCGCCGAGTATATCGAATCTAAGCTCTATATCAGCGATGCCAATCTGGATGGCCGCGATGATATCATTAAGATTGCCGAAGGTGAGCTGGAGGTGTACCCGCAAAATGAAACCGGCATGTTTAACACCCTGGCTAGCTATATCCCCGTCAGACAAGCTATCAGTGGCGTCGATTGGTGGAATAAGCGTGATGCTTTTGGTGAGTCGTTAGATCAAAGTTCCTTGATATACAGGAAGGTGGAGGAGGTCAGAGACATCAATAATGATGGCATTACCGATCTTGTACTTAGATACACCAAGAGCTCCGGAGTACTGGATAGAGTCAATGATTATGAGATCTTTCTCGGTGAAAGCTTGAAGGGTAAGCTGGCCTTTCCGGCCAAGGCTAACAGTGTTGTGCATGCCGAGGGGACATTAACTGGGCTGGAATTTATCGATATCGATAATGATGACAAGCTTGAGGTGATGGTCGCGGGGTTCGATATCGGGTTATCACAGATCATAGGTGCGCTGGTATCGGGCAGTATCGATCAGGATGTCTATCTGTTTAAGATGGATAATGACACTCTTTTCCCGGCTAAGCCCAATGTATCCAAAGAGGTTGAGCTTAGCTTTAGCCTCACATCGGGTCAGAGTGGTAGCCCGGTGGTTGAGCTTGCCGATATCAACGGGGATAAGTTGCAGGATCTCCTGCTCTCGGATGGTTCAGACAAGTTAAAAATATACCTGGGCGATCCCGGCGGCAAGCTGATTAAGGGTCGCAGTGAGCAAGTAATTACGCTATTACCACAAGAGGGCGATATGTTGTCCAGTGACGACCTTAATGGTGATGGCAAAGATGACATCTTAATTAAGTACGGGCGTCAGGATGACAAGAAACTGTTAAGCCAATTTAAGGTACTTATTTCCGGTTAA
- a CDS encoding sensor histidine kinase, with product MTSKLSLYFAFIAIVVGATLFVLSQSMLYWLEDELNRRTLQQSAGTAIVQFKHEAKSPLIITTSIRAYNRVQDLPEKYRALAQYPIGFLDEIQNNNFNDLFLYRSEYIQDGKRFPLLIVMNAEHVELSPTEWRSINLISIIVMLVLFLLFGFAIIKLTRRLITPITQLSQQLKCTDPNSHFSVPGDSAIEFNELADSLNRYRQQNEKLIRQEQAFARYASHELRTPLTVIQGATWLLKQKSEPEYQARQRERIAKAATDMQHTIEALLSLVKQEQAKENVTLRTINRRELEHIIEYVQPLAESKGLSITLQMQCEPKIQPSESVLRMLLTNLLNNAINASDAGVIAIEVDQDSIRVTDHGTGLNESEQSEQGHGLGLLIVDALCQRYDWQFNLSPAPETGCIATLRFAQ from the coding sequence ATGACAAGCAAACTTAGCCTCTATTTTGCCTTCATTGCCATAGTCGTAGGGGCAACACTCTTTGTGCTCAGTCAATCGATGCTCTATTGGTTGGAGGATGAGTTAAACCGCAGAACATTACAGCAAAGTGCCGGTACAGCAATCGTTCAATTCAAGCATGAGGCTAAATCCCCGTTAATTATCACAACAAGTATCCGGGCCTATAATCGCGTTCAGGATCTACCGGAAAAATATCGAGCCTTAGCTCAGTACCCTATCGGTTTTCTCGATGAGATCCAGAACAATAATTTCAATGATCTTTTTCTTTACCGCAGTGAGTACATTCAAGATGGTAAACGCTTTCCCTTGCTGATCGTCATGAATGCCGAACATGTCGAATTATCTCCAACCGAATGGCGCAGCATTAACCTGATATCGATCATCGTCATGTTGGTGCTTTTCTTGCTGTTTGGCTTCGCTATCATCAAGCTCACCCGCAGATTGATAACGCCCATAACCCAGCTGAGTCAACAGCTAAAATGCACCGACCCCAATAGCCACTTCTCGGTACCGGGCGACTCGGCCATCGAATTTAATGAATTAGCGGATAGCCTTAACCGTTATCGCCAACAAAATGAGAAGTTAATTCGGCAGGAGCAAGCCTTCGCCAGATATGCCAGCCATGAATTAAGAACCCCACTCACCGTCATTCAGGGGGCGACCTGGTTACTTAAGCAAAAATCTGAACCTGAATATCAAGCAAGGCAGAGAGAGAGAATTGCTAAAGCTGCGACGGATATGCAGCATACCATTGAGGCACTGCTTAGCCTGGTTAAACAGGAACAAGCGAAAGAGAACGTCACACTCAGAACCATTAACCGCAGGGAGCTCGAACATATCATAGAGTACGTACAACCGCTGGCAGAGAGTAAAGGCCTGAGCATCACGCTGCAGATGCAATGCGAACCTAAGATCCAGCCAAGTGAGTCCGTGCTACGTATGTTACTGACAAATTTACTCAACAACGCAATCAATGCCAGCGATGCAGGTGTTATAGCCATAGAGGTTGATCAAGACAGCATTCGGGTTACCGACCATGGCACCGGGCTCAATGAGTCGGAGCAATCCGAGCAAGGGCATGGTTTGGGGTTGTTGATTGTCGATGCACTGTGTCAAAGATACGATTGGCAGTTTAACTTGAGCCCGGCTCCGGAAACTGGCTGTATCGCAACGCTTAGGTTTGCCCAATAG
- a CDS encoding esterase/lipase family protein codes for MKIVLVHGIFNTGRVLRWMKCQFEAQGHECFTPTLTPFDGRHGIEYASASLKRQIEERFGEKEPITLVGFSMGGIVGRHYLQMLGGACRTVNFFTLSTPHRGSFWAYLPYPSKGMKQLRPDSALLRSLDADEVSLQGVKVFSYWTPIDFTIIPSSSSYWRLAENKKFFIVLHLSVIFSRRIVTEILGNLRSE; via the coding sequence ATGAAAATAGTACTGGTACATGGGATCTTTAATACAGGCCGCGTGCTTCGATGGATGAAGTGTCAGTTCGAAGCACAGGGCCATGAGTGTTTTACGCCGACACTTACCCCGTTTGATGGTCGTCATGGCATCGAGTACGCCAGTGCGAGTCTCAAGCGGCAGATAGAGGAGCGCTTCGGAGAGAAGGAGCCGATTACTCTGGTTGGTTTTAGTATGGGCGGAATCGTAGGGCGCCACTATCTGCAGATGTTAGGCGGTGCCTGTCGAACGGTAAACTTTTTTACCCTGTCGACGCCTCATAGAGGCAGCTTCTGGGCTTATCTTCCCTATCCATCGAAAGGGATGAAACAGCTTAGGCCTGACAGTGCATTGCTACGCTCTCTCGATGCCGATGAGGTCAGTCTGCAGGGGGTTAAGGTGTTCTCATATTGGACGCCGATAGATTTCACCATAATACCGAGCTCCAGCTCCTATTGGCGACTTGCCGAAAACAAAAAGTTTTTTATCGTGCTGCACCTGTCAGTCATCTTCAGCCGCAGAATTGTCACCGAGATCTTAGGTAATCTCAGATCGGAATAA
- a CDS encoding glycine zipper domain-containing protein, with amino-acid sequence MTNMRKTLLAALCVSLLSGCASTSDGENTEQDRNRGLRTGAAGGAILGLALGAATGDASLAAKGAMVGAAAGGAAGAAADYQNDREDHRNANGNKNININGLGTAANPLAPQVTNVPQSWDRLDDFTGDWQINIWALTEDGKRIEATGIAKGGLAKTTAAQLNFEKLNVDGVSHALTGQIQLGYTPAGGYSLETDFSNNDKMRFSGEHQVNNQRYSYYPVGVKGQTLSGDERHNMRVELRFAGKDVFLVDTYTQVKGEDVQIQSYRFTRQG; translated from the coding sequence ATGACAAACATGAGAAAAACCTTACTTGCTGCATTGTGCGTTTCACTCCTCAGTGGCTGTGCGAGTACCTCTGACGGTGAAAATACAGAGCAAGACCGCAATCGAGGATTGAGAACCGGCGCCGCTGGTGGCGCTATCTTAGGTTTAGCCTTGGGCGCCGCCACAGGTGATGCGAGTCTGGCGGCCAAAGGCGCTATGGTGGGAGCCGCTGCCGGTGGCGCTGCAGGTGCTGCGGCGGATTATCAGAATGATCGGGAAGATCACCGTAATGCAAACGGTAACAAGAACATCAATATCAATGGATTGGGAACTGCGGCTAACCCATTGGCGCCCCAGGTAACCAATGTGCCGCAGAGCTGGGACAGATTGGATGACTTTACCGGTGATTGGCAGATTAATATCTGGGCGTTGACTGAGGATGGTAAACGCATCGAGGCCACAGGTATTGCTAAGGGAGGCTTGGCTAAGACAACTGCGGCCCAACTCAACTTCGAGAAGTTGAATGTCGATGGTGTCTCCCATGCGCTGACCGGGCAGATCCAACTTGGGTATACTCCCGCTGGTGGCTATAGTCTGGAGACGGATTTCAGTAACAATGACAAGATGCGTTTCTCCGGCGAACATCAGGTTAATAACCAGAGGTATAGTTACTATCCTGTCGGTGTAAAAGGGCAGACGCTTTCCGGTGATGAGCGTCATAACATGCGGGTCGAACTGCGCTTTGCCGGAAAAGATGTGTTTCTTGTCGATACCTATACTCAGGTCAAAGGGGAAGATGTTCAGATACAATCCTACAGATTCACCCGTCAGGGTTAA
- the rarD gene encoding EamA family transporter RarD, which translates to MHSSDASKIRSSVQGNSLAAFSFILWGLMPLYYQYLPGADINEMLAFRILCSVPFMALVFLLLRRKMPSIKLVMSDKRSLALCGLATLIMCVSWYSFTWAITHGQVLAASLGFFINPLFAIGLGVVFLKDKLTSAQKAAVMLGTAGIGYMVFSYGELPWLALSMGGFFALYGLCKKFIRFDSLTSVTVEAMLLMPFAALYIIWLWVSDQSVALGGELSQLLLYMGTAPVTLLPLIFFALAISRTSLSMIGLMQYIEPSMHFLLAVLLFNEHFDQVKAVSFALIWTGLLLCSLEALPALKQRIFTQRRHS; encoded by the coding sequence ATGCACTCCAGTGACGCCAGTAAGATACGCTCATCTGTTCAGGGGAACTCCCTTGCGGCTTTCTCCTTTATCTTATGGGGACTAATGCCACTTTATTATCAATACCTGCCCGGTGCCGATATCAATGAGATGCTGGCATTTAGAATTCTATGTTCTGTCCCCTTCATGGCATTAGTCTTCCTATTGCTACGCCGGAAAATGCCTTCGATAAAGCTTGTGATGTCCGACAAGCGCTCCCTCGCCCTGTGCGGATTGGCCACGCTTATCATGTGCGTCTCTTGGTATAGTTTCACCTGGGCCATCACCCACGGTCAGGTATTAGCGGCGAGTTTAGGCTTCTTTATCAATCCCCTCTTTGCCATAGGGTTAGGCGTTGTATTTCTCAAAGATAAGCTCACTTCGGCTCAGAAAGCCGCCGTCATGCTCGGAACTGCCGGTATCGGCTATATGGTATTTAGCTATGGAGAGCTGCCTTGGCTGGCACTTAGCATGGGGGGATTTTTCGCACTCTATGGGCTATGTAAGAAATTTATCCGTTTCGACTCACTGACATCGGTGACTGTAGAAGCCATGCTTTTAATGCCATTTGCTGCACTCTACATTATTTGGTTATGGGTATCGGATCAGAGCGTGGCACTGGGCGGTGAGCTATCTCAGTTGCTGCTTTATATGGGGACGGCGCCAGTCACCCTATTGCCGCTTATCTTCTTCGCCCTGGCTATCAGCCGTACCAGCCTGTCTATGATAGGTCTGATGCAATATATCGAACCCAGCATGCACTTCTTACTAGCCGTGCTCCTGTTTAATGAACACTTCGATCAGGTAAAAGCGGTCAGCTTCGCGTTAATCTGGACGGGGTTACTTCTCTGCTCTCTGGAGGCTTTACCCGCCTTGAAGCAGCGAATATTTACTCAAAGACGCCATAGTTAA
- a CDS encoding class II fumarate hydratase, with amino-acid sequence MTTRIERDSMGELHVPVSALYGAQTQRAVNNFPISGKTMPEAFIRALLMAKSAAAQANAKLALLPQDMADGISDAASQLLNDQNMMQHFPVDVFQTGSGTSSNMNANEVLATLASKIVNQTVGANDHVNYGQSSNDIIPSCIHISAAIELENRLLPALEHLLKVIKQKASEVDHHIKTGRTHLMDAMPVRMSQSLLSWASQIEQDIELINGVKPRLQSLAQGGTAVGTGINAHEDFAVEFNHQLSQATGLIFTPAYNFFSHISTQDIAVSLSGQLKTTAVSMMKIANDLRWMNSGPLAGLGEIELQALQPGSSIMPGKVNPVIPEAATMVAAQVIGNDSAITVGGQAGNFELNVMLPMIADNLLSSINLLANVSYLLADKAIATFTVNEQQLKKALARNPILVTALNPIIGYAKAAEIAKKAYKEGRAVLDVAEEDTDISREELERLLDPAKLTLGGL; translated from the coding sequence ATGACGACACGTATTGAAAGAGACAGCATGGGAGAGCTTCATGTGCCTGTTTCGGCGCTATATGGAGCCCAAACACAGCGAGCGGTAAATAACTTTCCCATCAGTGGCAAGACTATGCCTGAGGCATTTATACGTGCCTTACTCATGGCTAAGTCGGCCGCGGCTCAGGCTAATGCAAAATTAGCACTGTTACCGCAAGATATGGCTGACGGTATCTCAGACGCGGCGAGTCAACTACTTAACGATCAGAATATGATGCAGCATTTTCCCGTGGATGTGTTTCAAACCGGTTCGGGTACCAGCTCGAACATGAATGCTAACGAAGTATTGGCCACTTTAGCATCTAAAATTGTTAACCAAACAGTAGGTGCCAATGACCATGTCAATTATGGACAGAGCAGCAACGATATCATCCCATCCTGTATTCATATCAGTGCCGCCATCGAGCTTGAAAACCGTCTGTTACCGGCACTGGAACATCTGCTGAAAGTGATCAAGCAAAAAGCCAGCGAAGTCGATCACCATATCAAGACCGGCCGTACCCATCTGATGGATGCCATGCCTGTGCGGATGAGCCAGAGCCTGCTGAGTTGGGCGAGCCAGATAGAGCAGGATATCGAGCTGATAAACGGGGTTAAGCCGAGGTTACAGAGCCTGGCGCAAGGGGGGACGGCTGTGGGCACAGGGATAAATGCCCATGAGGATTTCGCTGTCGAATTCAATCACCAGCTTAGTCAGGCTACGGGCCTTATATTCACTCCTGCCTACAATTTTTTCAGCCATATTAGCACTCAAGATATTGCCGTTTCATTATCAGGACAGCTGAAAACTACGGCCGTATCTATGATGAAGATAGCTAACGACCTACGTTGGATGAACTCAGGACCTTTAGCCGGATTGGGCGAGATTGAGCTGCAAGCGCTACAGCCAGGTTCATCTATCATGCCGGGCAAGGTCAATCCTGTGATCCCGGAAGCCGCCACTATGGTTGCCGCGCAAGTCATAGGCAACGATAGTGCTATCACTGTGGGTGGTCAGGCGGGAAATTTTGAACTGAATGTTATGCTGCCCATGATCGCCGACAACCTGCTCTCAAGCATCAATTTGTTGGCCAATGTCAGTTACCTACTGGCGGATAAGGCCATAGCGACCTTCACTGTCAATGAGCAGCAGCTGAAGAAGGCCTTGGCGCGAAATCCGATTTTAGTGACCGCCTTGAACCCTATCATTGGCTATGCAAAGGCCGCTGAAATCGCCAAAAAAGCCTATAAAGAAGGTCGAGCCGTATTAGATGTCGCCGAGGAAGACACGGACATCTCTCGTGAGGAGCTTGAGAGGTTATTGGATCCTGCCAAGCTCACTCTGGGCGGCTTGTAA
- a CDS encoding alkyl/aryl-sulfatase — protein sequence MYYFLRLAPVSRLILIIGLLLTGCQPDPNNVSTEERVQPDAIDADGFTPATAYTKSANAALIAELPFDNKQDFVDANRGFIAKLPTLSVEGDEGDTIWDMPAYDFIDGGAPESVNPSLWRQASLNNIQGLFEVTKGVYQIRGFDLANMTIIEGKSGWIVVDPLTTAETARVALDFVNKQLGNRPISAILFTHSHMDHFGGALGLLGEPDKAETGNIDILAPAGFMREATSENVMAGTAMSRRAMYMYGKRLPRSARGHIDSGLGKEPAFGTFGILAPTITIEKDESRVIDGINFEFQIVSGSEAPAEFTFSLPELNAYCGAELVSKTMHNLYTLRGAKVRDALQWSDAIDEALTYQRGVEVYFGSHHWPIWGQEAIADFLEKQRDTYKYIHDQSVRMLNKGLTPDEIAEQIQMPPSLSTTFSSRGYYGSARHNAKAVYQAYLGWYDANPVNLNPLPDEQSSGKYIALMGGADAVLKHAGAAFDKGEYRWTAELLNKLVFADSANIQAKELLAKTYDQLGYLSESAPWRDVYLSAAYELRHGSPDKGIELASMKQILLRSPVENFLQSMASRIIGPEAFGERFTLNINFTDLGDNYLLELKNSVLHHRKAPKDLSADATLNISHELFVELIIGSAGVSDLLFSDELNIEGSKVDLVSFLTLLDKPKGVFNIVTP from the coding sequence ATGTATTATTTCCTTCGTTTAGCGCCTGTTAGTCGTCTTATCCTTATTATTGGGTTATTGCTCACGGGCTGCCAGCCAGACCCCAATAATGTCTCGACCGAAGAGAGAGTGCAGCCCGATGCTATCGATGCAGATGGTTTTACACCGGCAACGGCGTATACCAAGAGTGCGAATGCGGCGCTCATAGCCGAGCTTCCTTTCGATAATAAACAGGACTTTGTCGATGCAAACCGTGGTTTTATCGCTAAGCTCCCTACCTTAAGCGTCGAGGGCGATGAGGGGGATACCATCTGGGATATGCCCGCCTATGACTTCATCGATGGCGGGGCACCTGAGAGTGTCAATCCAAGCCTGTGGCGACAAGCCAGCCTAAACAATATTCAGGGGTTATTCGAGGTGACCAAGGGGGTCTATCAGATCCGTGGTTTCGACCTGGCTAATATGACTATCATCGAAGGTAAGAGTGGTTGGATAGTGGTCGATCCGCTGACGACGGCCGAAACGGCGAGAGTTGCTCTCGACTTTGTGAATAAACAACTGGGTAACAGGCCCATCTCAGCCATCCTGTTTACCCACAGCCATATGGATCATTTTGGCGGTGCTTTAGGTCTGTTGGGAGAGCCTGATAAGGCTGAAACGGGCAATATCGATATCCTGGCACCGGCGGGATTTATGCGTGAGGCAACCAGTGAAAACGTAATGGCGGGAACGGCTATGAGTCGCCGCGCCATGTACATGTATGGTAAGCGCCTTCCTAGGAGCGCTCGGGGACATATCGACTCGGGCCTTGGGAAGGAGCCTGCATTCGGCACTTTCGGTATTTTGGCGCCGACAATCACGATAGAAAAGGATGAGTCGAGGGTGATCGATGGCATTAACTTTGAGTTTCAGATTGTCTCCGGTTCGGAGGCGCCGGCCGAGTTTACCTTCTCTCTGCCCGAGCTTAATGCCTATTGTGGTGCCGAGCTGGTCTCGAAGACGATGCATAACCTCTATACGCTCAGAGGGGCCAAGGTCCGGGATGCGCTGCAGTGGAGCGATGCTATCGATGAGGCACTAACATACCAGAGAGGAGTCGAGGTCTATTTTGGTAGCCATCATTGGCCCATCTGGGGACAAGAGGCTATCGCCGACTTTTTAGAGAAGCAGCGTGATACCTATAAATATATTCATGACCAATCGGTTCGTATGCTCAATAAGGGGCTAACCCCGGATGAGATAGCAGAGCAGATCCAGATGCCGCCATCACTGTCGACCACATTTTCCAGTCGCGGCTATTATGGCAGTGCCAGGCATAATGCCAAAGCCGTCTATCAGGCCTATTTAGGTTGGTATGACGCCAACCCGGTGAACCTCAATCCACTGCCCGATGAGCAATCCTCCGGTAAATATATCGCGTTGATGGGAGGCGCTGATGCCGTGCTTAAGCATGCCGGTGCAGCCTTCGATAAGGGAGAGTACCGCTGGACGGCCGAATTGCTTAATAAGCTGGTTTTTGCCGACAGTGCCAATATACAAGCTAAAGAGTTACTGGCTAAGACCTATGATCAATTGGGCTACCTGTCTGAATCTGCCCCCTGGCGAGACGTTTATCTGTCTGCGGCCTATGAGCTGCGCCATGGTAGTCCGGATAAAGGGATCGAGCTGGCTTCTATGAAACAGATCTTACTGCGATCGCCGGTGGAAAATTTTCTACAATCTATGGCGTCAAGAATCATAGGACCCGAAGCCTTTGGTGAGCGATTTACGCTCAATATCAATTTTACCGATCTGGGCGATAACTATCTGCTTGAGCTTAAGAATTCGGTGCTGCACCACAGGAAAGCACCAAAGGATCTGAGTGCCGATGCGACACTCAATATCAGCCACGAACTCTTTGTTGAGCTCATCATAGGCAGTGCGGGAGTATCGGACCTGTTGTTTTCCGATGAGCTGAATATTGAGGGAAGTAAGGTCGATTTGGTCAGCTTCCTGACTTTACTGGATAAGCCTAAAGGTGTGTTCAATATCGTGACACCTTAG
- a CDS encoding class I SAM-dependent rRNA methyltransferase → MSIPSLLANALEKRQDLLAQVKADNTDCFRVFHGTVEGVNGLNIDRYGDAWLIQTFHQTLGEDELQQIQASLVQLADLPIVYNDRSNKNSRVLNSMDAETEAFAQSAQVMQENGIKFTTKLRHEGQDPLLFLDMRVGREFVKANSHNKTVLNLFSYTCGIGTAAAVGGAKRVVNIDFSSFALAAGKKNAELNDVTQVCEFIQSDAFPALRQLAGLKVGGRRNQKLPAYPKLSATQFDLVFLDPPRFAKSPFGTVDLINDYQSLFKPALLTTKKGGTIVCCNNVAKVERDTWFNALVRCVEKQGRSVTNHTWLNCHEDFPSFDGNHPLKMVALTID, encoded by the coding sequence ATGTCTATTCCATCTCTACTCGCCAACGCTTTAGAAAAGCGTCAAGACCTCTTAGCCCAAGTTAAGGCTGACAATACCGATTGTTTCCGGGTATTTCATGGCACAGTCGAGGGCGTCAATGGCTTAAACATAGACAGATATGGCGATGCATGGCTGATCCAAACCTTTCATCAGACACTCGGCGAAGATGAACTCCAGCAGATCCAGGCCTCACTTGTTCAACTAGCCGATCTTCCAATCGTTTATAACGATCGCTCGAACAAAAACTCCCGCGTGCTCAATAGCATGGACGCTGAAACAGAGGCCTTTGCTCAATCGGCGCAGGTGATGCAGGAAAACGGCATCAAGTTCACCACTAAACTGCGTCACGAGGGACAAGATCCTCTGCTGTTTCTGGATATGCGGGTCGGCCGGGAATTTGTTAAGGCCAACAGCCACAACAAAACGGTACTCAATCTATTCTCATATACCTGCGGTATCGGCACAGCCGCCGCAGTAGGCGGCGCTAAACGAGTCGTCAATATAGACTTCTCCTCATTTGCACTGGCCGCCGGTAAGAAAAACGCCGAGCTGAACGATGTCACTCAGGTGTGTGAATTTATCCAGAGCGATGCATTCCCGGCGCTGCGCCAACTCGCCGGACTCAAGGTCGGTGGACGACGCAATCAGAAGCTGCCCGCTTACCCTAAACTATCGGCGACGCAATTCGATCTGGTCTTTCTCGACCCGCCTCGTTTCGCCAAGAGCCCGTTCGGCACAGTGGATCTGATCAACGATTATCAGAGCCTGTTCAAACCTGCGCTGTTAACCACTAAGAAGGGTGGCACCATAGTCTGTTGTAACAATGTGGCTAAGGTCGAGCGCGATACCTGGTTTAATGCACTGGTCCGTTGCGTCGAGAAACAGGGCCGCAGCGTCACCAACCACACCTGGCTCAACTGCCATGAAGATTTCCCATCGTTTGACGGCAATCACCCACTGAAAATGGTCGCGTTAACGATCGATTAA